Sequence from the Ictalurus punctatus breed USDA103 chromosome 10, Coco_2.0, whole genome shotgun sequence genome:
CTTAGTTTTCAATGCCTAGAATCAATGAATCAAAACATCCTTCATGATATGAGCTTTTAATGATTCGCTTGAGACCATGTTCAATTTCAACTCATCGAGTTGTCATACAAAGTACTAACCTTGATGACTCCCATGATTAATGATGATGTTTTTTCTAGATAATGGTAATTATTACAACTGACCACTGCAGCCCTACAATTAACTGAAGATTTGGTCACAGAACATGCCTGAATCTTCTTCCAAACTAACGCAGAGATGGGACCTAACACTGCCCTGGTTCTCCTTGACACTCATCTGTCAACCCTTCCACAATTACTCCATACCACTTCCACCCAAAAAGGTGTGGGTCTACATTTGCAAAACAGCCAACGTATATGTACAAACCTTTATAAGCAGCCTCGGGTCTGGAAGGCGGGCGAGGGGTGTAGTTGTCTGAATAAGCATAACTGGAGTCAACATTCACATAGTTATGGATATGTGGTGGAGGTCTGAAAATGAAGACATGTGAGGAAAGACATAAATTAAGAATTGGAGTGTGACAGTGTGGGTTTGCAATACTAACAATATTATTGAATCCCCATTCCATACACACGTTCGATACCTGGATGATTTGGGATTCCGAGCTTTTTGGTAGTCATACTCGTCTCGTGTTCGTGGTCGGGCCATTTCCTCCTCCGTGGGCTAAGGaaaacataaaagaaaacaCATGGGTGGTGATATGGCAAAATCCCAATTATATGTCTGTCTACACTTACAGGCTACTTTAACAGCCTGCTGCTTCATGCAGTTATCGAGACAGGCAATCACGTGGTAGcagagcaatgcataaaatcatgcagatacaggtcaagagcttcagtgaaTGCTCACTTTGAACAAAAGTAACTGGACAGGTGAAGTTCACAGCACTGACAATCAACAGCTGCATTCACACCATTCGGGGCAAACGTTAGGGACAgttgtgcgtgaaaatcccagaacagcaatttctgaaaaacttaaaccagcccatctgagaCCAAAaccgagatcacattttctccCATGctgatgaacattaactgaagctcttgacctgtatctgcatgattttatacattaggctgccacatgactggccaATTGGAAAATTGTACGAATGCACAAAGGTACAGGTACTCCTATTAAAGTGGCGAGtgaatatatactgtatctagTACTGTGCCACTGGAATTACCCTGGGGTCTCCCTCGGCTCGTCTatgctgtctctctttctctctagaCTTCTTGTACCCcctttcctcttcctccatGAATTGTCGAGCTATTTCCTTTCAGAGAAAAACTGTGTATTATTTACACAATGAATGACACTTACAATTAACAGCACTGAAGAGGTATTTCAACTAAAAATGACACTATGGCAAACAGGGAATGGAAACATAGCTTCTCTGGCCAAGACAACTTTCTTTGGTAAAGGTTTTATTTGACCGATTTAATCCTTAATATACTTGGACTAATGACAGATGGGTTTAAGAAGTGAAAACACCTACTAACCTCATCTTGTGCAACTTGAGCGGCACGTTTGTCAAGTTTACTCGCCTGTATAATGGAGAAACACATTAATGAATGACAGCTGTGGAAATCAAAATTTtccatttatataaaaaaaagtggcaTGGGTACCAAGAGCTCCTCTTCCTGTAGCCTGCGTGCCACCTCCAAGTCTCTGAGCTCCTGGGTTCGCAGGTCTATCTGAGACAAACCATGTATTGCTTCCCTCACCCCGTACTCCTCCTGTACGTTTCGTCCTACAGAGAGCACCAGAGAGCCAAGTTCATAACAAGTCCAGCATGTTATAAAGATCAATTTATAGATTAGGGTTTATATGAGCAGTGATGATTGATCAGAAGAAAGGTTTGATTTGAATCACAAATCCATTTGACAAACACATGGTGccaggagggaaaaaaaaaactttaagatTCTGGACAAGCTTAGCTACCATTCAGGTTGCAATATGGATTTGTGCCAtgtaatgaaagaaaagaaatcataTGCACAGTTATATATTGGTCAGAGGATTCACCCAATAAGCCACAGGGAAGAGAGTCTAGAAAAAGACTCAGATTATAGAGTGATTCAAAGCCCCTCCACCAGTTCACCCAACAAAGGGCCAGCGAAGAAGCATAACACAGTGAAACACAAGGGCCCTTGCGCATACCTCTATGCCCCAGGGTTTGCCCTTTATGGTGACTTCTAGATCTGGGCTCCTCAAACACCTCATCATTGCTGTGAAGCCTCTGCCTGTTGCTGTAGTCTGCATTCTCCACTCTTTCTTCTGAACAACGTGTACGGGAAGACGGATGATCCAACTCTTGGCCTTTGCTTCTGTCCCTACTCCAATGTCTTTCCtcatccctttctctctccctacGTCCACGTTTGTCTATTTCCAAGTCCACATCTAAATCTCTGCTTCTGTGTCTATGGCCATTTTGTCCCATATCCACTTCTTTGTGCCTGAGCCTGTCTCTACTGGGGTCCCTATTCAGCTTATCTTGACTTTTGTCTCTGTATTGTGCCTTATCtccttttctccttctttctcttcctttctcttgaTCTCGATCTTTTCTCCTTGTCCTGTCCCTGTCAGATGGGTCATCTCTATGTGCTCGCTCCTTCATGGTCAACGCCAGGTCCTGGTTGTAACGTGGTTCTGCTTCTGTGTATTTGTTTCTTCCAGCCAAGCATTCCTCTGGATATTTAGTCCTTACCTCTGAGAGGTGGTGCTCAGGTGCTTGCCTTCTTGCCCTGCCTTCATTTTTCCCTCGATTCTGTTCAGATTTATGACGCTCGTAGACTCTGTAGTGATCACCTTCAACGGGGTCATCTTCAGGGTACCTGTTTTGATTGTCATGACTGTCCAGTCGTCTATTTTGTTCAAATTTTTGAGGCCAGTGATCTGGAGATCGACCTCGACTTACGTCTCGGTGCCTTTCTCTGCCAGACACTGCCAAGTCAGAACCTGAGTATTCCACATAAGGGTCTGAAGGGGGTCGGGAGGCTGGTTTGGAGCATATGTAGGGAAGACAGAAGTAACATAAAAGAACTGGTCATCATTCTAATTCTAATGTGCAGAGTAGCAACAGTATGCTATGTagattcatgtaaaaaaaaaaaaaaaaaaaaaaaaaaaaaaaaatttatatatatatatatatatatatatatatttactgaatgtAAAGTGCACAGTCTCTGAATTTCTGTTTACTTGTGAAGAAACTACGGGAATAAATGCTCTGCAGGTGCAATAAATATCCAGGATAATGTTTCACATTTGAATAATAAGCCTAATATCTAAATAGTTGAATTATGCTCATACAATAAATTTGTGCTGAAGAAGTCACTGGAAGTTAAAAGGATGCTGACTGCAAAATGCTTGAGAACCCTTTGAGGAACATGAATatgattgtgtatatatatatatatatatatatatatatatatatatatatatatatatatatatatatatatatatatatatatacacatatacacacacacacacacacacacacaaaatcccgATTCTGAAAAAATTGGGTCAGTATgggaaatgctaataaaaacaaagaggagtgatgtgtaaatgtacttgtttttaaacaaaaaacatatataaagacaaggtatttgatgttttacctaattacctgcatagttttttttttttttgaagataaacgtttattttttaattgatgcatgcaacacattccaaaaaagttgtgatggGGCAATTAGGTGTAATAActatgtgacaagttgaaataagaaggtgatgtaaACAGGTGAGggaatcatctaatcatagtatgtAAGGAACTTCCAAAAatgcctagtccttcaagagtaaggatgggtcgaggctcgccaatctgccaacagatgcgtcggagaataatccaacacttagagaagaacattccccaaagacaaatcgataggattttgggcatttcaccttctacagttacaatataatgaaaagattcaaggaatcaaTTCTGAATGCgagtgatctccgatccctcagatgtcactgtcttaaaaaccgtcatgagtctggagatcctgacatgggctcaggattactttggtaaacctttgtcagccgacaccattcgccgctgcatccacagatgcaagctAAGGCTTTACTCTGCAATgtagaagccgtacatcaacactgtccagaagcgccgccgacttctctgggctcggtctcatctgagatggacagtagcacaggggAACTGTGTTTTGTGGTcgaacgagtcaacatttcaaagagTTTGCGGCCAGTAgttcagtggtggcttgacggttaaggctgaGGGTTACTGTGTGGAAGGTCGGGAGTTCAAGCCTCAGAATTGTGTTCAAGCCTCAGGCTGTGACTGTCGGGACCTTGAAAAGGACcataaccctctctgctccaggtgtgccatatcatggctgaccctgtgctctcaCCCTAACCTCCTAATATATTTgagatatgcgaagaaaaaaaagaatttcactgagctgtaatgtgtatatttgaccagtaaagactcattatcattaaaacagCTGTTGTGTTCTCCAGGCTGAAGTAGataaggaccatccaagctgttatcagcatcaggtccaaaagccagcatctgtcatggtatggatgtgtgtcagtgcccaaGGCATAGTTAATTTTGCACAtatgtgagggcaccattaatgcagaaagatatgtacacattttggagcaacatatgttggcatccagagcaggacaacgccaaaccacattctgctgGGATTACAAgagcatggttgtgtaagcagagagtgcgggtgctagcatggcctgcctgcagtcctgacttgtctctgattgagaatgtgtggtgcatataaacctgtgttatgtttgcaagtgtttgatatccacgagagcagagtatttttgtgaatgtatttaacaaaagatcaaaagataaacatcatttaaacaataaacatcatttaaacaatAACGACACAGTTGGACACAGAATCAGCAGCATCGGTCCTGGACACGGCCTGTATAAAACACTGAACTATTTGAATGTCTGTTTTTTATATACCAAATCAAGTAGATACTGTTATAATCAGTGAGAGAGAGCCAGGTAAGTTAATGCTTTGGATGAACTGCCTTCAGTGAAACTCCCATGCAACTAAAAACTAGCCAACAGTAAAGCTAACAAGCTCGTGAGAGTTTATTAGACAGAAAAACAAGTCAGCGAAGGCACTCTTgaccatgcttttttttttgaggccCCAGATGCATAAATCAGcaactgtaaacttttcaaTGCTGTTTATCTATTTTCATAGGTAAAGAAGCTGCAAATGTTCTCactaaaaaaaatcctcaacACCCCATTATGCCTGTCTTTTAAATGTCTCGTAAATTTGATGAAACTCCACAGTGCTACTCTCATGCATTTTGCTTATCTactctacatttctgcatactACGGCAATGGTTCATATGGGTGTAGGCCTGGCATTAAGTCTTCAAATGCAATTACACACAAACAAGGCAAGAACAAACAAATATCAATGTAGGTGTACAAGAGCAGCCCAGATGAGAGGGTGGAGTCAGGTGAGTAATGGATGAAATCTTGCTTTTCCAGTTTCGTGTTTATCACAGAGAGCAGTAAATCTCAAAGGCTGAGACAGCCATGTACTCGGTTCATAGAAAGAACAGTAGTGAACACAGTGGCTGTTCACAAAAGAGTCTTTACGACTAACTACTGCTCACCTAACCTGAACCTCTTAATGTTTTTATACCAAATCAGTCAGCTTTTGTAGAAGCTAaatcttttctttgtttttaacagTGTGATTTACAGACCTGGCAACCCCCAAGAGAAAAATGTGTAGACCTGTGGGGTTTGAATGGCACTACATTGTCAGTACAGTCTTTTCATAAAACACGTGTCTAAGGTAGAAACTGGAGTGTGCGTATGTACGGGGTCATACAGTAACCACCAGGCTCTTGGGAGGAAACGTTGTTAAACACTTGTCTTATTTAAGTTAACATGCAAAGTTTACATGCAGCAGTGTGGAAAAGTTTACAGTAGTAAATTTAACTTTCTTCCTCTTTTATCGGGAAAAAGATATGACAACTAGTCTAAGATATCGTATGTTATGTATTTATATCGTgggtaaaaatgtttaataaatcctacctagaaaattcacaaacatctACAACAACTTCCAAATATCTCTTACAAGAGCACAAGAGGAATatacttttcattttcaatgCAGTCAAACCCTGCA
This genomic interval carries:
- the ccdc50a gene encoding coiled-coil domain-containing protein 50 isoform X2; the encoded protein is MEDISIDQKRLPGVKEVCRDFAVLEDHCLAHNLQEQEIESHLASNIHKSRLVQEDLRVAKRLQEEEDQRAKAQSQKQHQDIERTDNEIAQEIQEQLVRQAEKQKQQEAKDEAIARKLQEREMKEERKRQKQLEAKLEEQYYEDKGASRPPSDPYVEYSGSDLAVSGRERHRDVSRGRSPDHWPQKFEQNRRLDSHDNQNRYPEDDPVEGDHYRVYERHKSEQNRGKNEGRARRQAPEHHLSEVRTKYPEECLAGRNKYTEAEPRYNQDLALTMKERAHRDDPSDRDRTRRKDRDQEKGRERRRKGDKAQYRDKSQDKLNRDPSRDRLRHKEVDMGQNGHRHRSRDLDVDLEIDKRGRRERERDEERHWSRDRSKGQELDHPSSRTRCSEERVENADYSNRQRLHSNDEVFEEPRSRSHHKGQTLGHRGRNVQEEYGVREAIHGLSQIDLRTQELRDLEVARRLQEEELLASKLDKRAAQVAQDEPTEEEMARPRTRDEYDYQKARNPKSSRPPPHIHNYVNVDSSYAYSDNYTPRPPSRPEAAYKGAYYRQ
- the ccdc50a gene encoding coiled-coil domain-containing protein 50 isoform X1: MEDISIDQKRLPGVKEVCRDFAVLEDHCLAHNLQEQEIESHLASNIHKSRLVQEDLRVAKRLQEEEDQRAKAQSQKQHQDIERTDNEIAQEIQEQLVRQAEKQKQQEAKDEAIARKLQEREMKEERKRQKQLEAKLEEQYYEDKGASRPPSDPYVEYSGSDLAVSGRERHRDVSRGRSPDHWPQKFEQNRRLDSHDNQNRYPEDDPVEGDHYRVYERHKSEQNRGKNEGRARRQAPEHHLSEVRTKYPEECLAGRNKYTEAEPRYNQDLALTMKERAHRDDPSDRDRTRRKDRDQEKGRERRRKGDKAQYRDKSQDKLNRDPSRDRLRHKEVDMGQNGHRHRSRDLDVDLEIDKRGRRERERDEERHWSRDRSKGQELDHPSSRTRCSEERVENADYSNRQRLHSNDEVFEEPRSRSHHKGQTLGHRGRNVQEEYGVREAIHGLSQIDLRTQELRDLEVARRLQEEELLASKLDKRAAQVAQDEEIARQFMEEEERGYKKSREKERQHRRAEGDPRPTEEEMARPRTRDEYDYQKARNPKSSRPPPHIHNYVNVDSSYAYSDNYTPRPPSRPEAAYKGAYYRQ